The Cytobacillus sp. NJ13 sequence ATTGCATTAGCGATAGACGGGAAAAGTGTGATTTATGAAAAATATGGTTCCAATTTGAGGAGGAGAGTGGATATGAAGGGCCATGAAATTGTCCTTCAAAAACTAGATGGTATTACATTCAGTTCCTTCAATGGCGGAGTTGAAATAAATGTATCGGATAATTTTGATCAGGAGCATTCCGCTTTTCTTTATTACCTGATGAATATGGAGGATGTTGATGTACCGTAATCAGGAGGGATTTTCTTATCCGCTTACTTTAGCAATCATTCTGGCTGCACTCTTTCTCCTTACGATTCAATTAGATCAATTTATTTCTGAGAAAAGGATAGTGAATCAGGCGGAAACCGTCATGATGCAGGAGTATTACTTACTGTGTTCCTTTAAAAAAACTGAAAAAATGCTGAGAGAAAATATAAACCCGGAAAAGTCAGGAATTTATTCGTTTAAAAATGGATCTGTTTCATATGAAATTTCACAAGTGGCAACAGGCTTAATTCAAATTACTTTCAAAACGAAAATTGGCTCTGATAAGGAAATTTCCGGATATGCTTACTATGACACGGATCTGCAAAAAATGATAAAATGGATTGAAAAACACTGAGTGGGGATAAAGATGAAGCCAATTTACTTAATCGGATTCATGGGTGCCGGCAAAACAACAATTGGAAAAGAGCTTGCATCCTGCTTAAATCAGGAAGTAATCGATACAGATGAAGAAATAGTTAAGCGGGAGAAGAAAAATATTAATGATATTTTTGAAGAGCATGGAGAGGGATACTTCAGAAACCTTGAAACGCTTATATTAAATGAATTTGATAATAGAGCGGGAATTGTTACTACTGGCGGGGGAATTGTGGTTAAGCCTGAAAACAGAAAAATGCTGAATGAAAAAGGAATCGTTTTCTTCCTTTATGCATCGCCGGAAGAAATATTTAAACGGATTGAAAATGATCATTCCAGACCACTGCTGAAAGGCGATAAAAAAAAGCTGATTCAGGAACTTTATGAAAAAAGGATGCCGCTTTATAATGAAACCGCCCATGTGGTCATTGATACCACTAATAAAGAAAAAGCAGAAATAATTCAAGAAATAATAGATTGTTTAGGGTGAAAACTCGTTGGACATACTTGTAAATGATAAATAGCAAGCTGTTTTTGCAATATGTGCGGAAAAAGGCAGGTATGACAAATGAAATCCAACGATTATGTAAAGTATCTTACACAGACAGTAGTAAAATATATTGATCAGCCCAAAGATGAGCGAAAACGGTATAGAATAGAGAAAAAGGACATGAAAGAGCCGTTTTTATTCAGGTGGTTTGGAATGTTTTCATATCTTTTCTATTTGGGCATGAGAAGAAAAAAACATAAATAGTTTCATGCAAAAAACCGGCAATGTCTGCCGGTTTTTTGTGTGGTTTCATACTGCGCTGTCTGTCAGATAAAAGAGGCCCCCATTTATTATAGAGATATTAATTTTTGGTTCATATTGCTCTTGAAGGGCTGCTTTTTCGTTTTCATAGCTTTCGCCCTTTTCTTCTGCATCTTCATAAAAATGTTCAAGAAGGTTGAGATCTTTTTGCCAGCGGTTACGAGCTTCATCAGCCCATAAATGTTCTTCTTGTTCAATTTCGGACTTTATGAAATTAGCTACCCTGAATACACCGCTCCCCGGCATAATGAGTGGAGATAGAGTGAAAGAGTAGTCGGGAATCTTAGGTGTAAGGCTCATGCCAAGCAATCTGTCATGAAAGCTTTCGACCATTTGTCCATTTATTAATTGGAGGCCGATGGATTTAAAGACATCTCTTTTTCGGTCGCATTGATAAGATACGCGGACGTTCATTCCCAGCCATGGCCTTAATGGAACCTGCATGCCAGGTGCCTGCCGGTGGTTTTCATATAATCGTATATAGCCTGCCAGGTTTCGGGCTGAATGAAAGATCTGGTGAAGTCTTGGGGAGCCAAAATGAATGACTTCCCCCTTAATATGCGCAGGGGCGAGCTGCTGGTTTGTAATAAGTGTAAGCTGCATAGGATTAGGGACTCCGCCTGTTTTTTCGAGATAATGCCAGTAAAAGGGGCGATTCATTAATTCCTTATCCAAATCGATCGTCAGCTGTACGATCATATACCCCGGGCTTTTATCAATTATTTCGCATCCATTTGCGTGAAAATACCTTTCAAGGAATTTATGAATTTCCTGTTGCTGCATTCAGTCCACCTTCTTTCATATCTTCAGCAAATTGAATCATGCTCGTCAGGTTCTCCATTTTGATTCGCATTTCACCTTCTGAAGCTGATCTTCCGAAAATATCAACAAGGTGATCGTCAATACTGCCAAATTCAAGTTTTGTTAAAATATCATCCAAATCACCAATGACTTTTTCGAAAAGATGTATTTTCTCATATAAAAGCTTCATTACATGTTCTTCGACTGTATCTTTCGTGGCAAAATTATAAATCATGACATCCTTTTCCTGGCCGAGACGATGGATACGTCCAATCCTTTGTTCGAGACGCATTGGGTTCCAGGGGAGATCGAAATTAATGATATGATTGCAGAATTGCAGGTTTATCCCTTCCCCTCCTGCTTCTGTTGCAATCAGGATCTGGGCATTCTTTTGGAAAAGCTCCCTCATCCAGTCCTTTTTGCCTCTTTTAAATCCTCCCCTGAACGGCACAGATGTAATTCCATATTGTTTTAAAAACCACTGAAGATACATTTGTGTTGCTCTGTATTCAGTAAAGATTATGACCTTGTCATTTATTGTTTGTATTAATTCCAGAGCCTTTTGAGCTTTGGAATTTTGCTGGACAGCTTCAACTTTTTTAATAAGGCATTGTATTTGTTCCTGAAAAGCTATTGAGGGCTGTTCCTGTCTTTTCAGCATATTCTGAAGGGTAAAATAGACAGCTTCCCTGCTGCTGCATGCCTCTCTTTGCAGGGTCATCACTGAAAATTGGCTGGAACTGACCCAGTCACCTTCACCCCGCAGCTCTGTTACAGCTTCATAAAGCTCGCGCTCAGCCTGTGAAAATTCAATCGGTATTGTTTCCACATGTCTTTTAGTCCATTCGATTCCTGTATCTGCCCTCCGGTTGCGGATCATGACTTTGTTTACGAGTTCTTTTAGATGTGCA is a genomic window containing:
- a CDS encoding YqhG family protein, which codes for MQQQEIHKFLERYFHANGCEIIDKSPGYMIVQLTIDLDKELMNRPFYWHYLEKTGGVPNPMQLTLITNQQLAPAHIKGEVIHFGSPRLHQIFHSARNLAGYIRLYENHRQAPGMQVPLRPWLGMNVRVSYQCDRKRDVFKSIGLQLINGQMVESFHDRLLGMSLTPKIPDYSFTLSPLIMPGSGVFRVANFIKSEIEQEEHLWADEARNRWQKDLNLLEHFYEDAEEKGESYENEKAALQEQYEPKINISIINGGLFYLTDSAV
- a CDS encoding YqzE family protein, producing MKSNDYVKYLTQTVVKYIDQPKDERKRYRIEKKDMKEPFLFRWFGMFSYLFYLGMRRKKHK
- a CDS encoding SNF2-related protein, coding for MTVQIGFDSAWQDEFLKRIDDDGPWGNWELYKLAVEVENHTTIPDFEGLQAPKHLPNLTPLPHQLEVAKQVVESMNGKAILADEVGLGKTIEAGLILKEYMIRGLVKKVLILVPASLVSQWAMELNSKFFIPAVAQRKSYVWEQCDVVVSSIDTAKRNPHRDIIYSLDYDLIIIDEAHKLKNNKTKNYEFVQNLKKKFCLLLTATPIQNRISEIFNLVSLLKPGHLGNESAFYENYKKDSRSLNDDAHLKELVNKVMIRNRRADTGIEWTKRHVETIPIEFSQAERELYEAVTELRGEGDWVSSSQFSVMTLQREACSSREAVYFTLQNMLKRQEQPSIAFQEQIQCLIKKVEAVQQNSKAQKALELIQTINDKVIIFTEYRATQMYLQWFLKQYGITSVPFRGGFKRGKKDWMRELFQKNAQILIATEAGGEGINLQFCNHIINFDLPWNPMRLEQRIGRIHRLGQEKDVMIYNFATKDTVEEHVMKLLYEKIHLFEKVIGDLDDILTKLEFGSIDDHLVDIFGRSASEGEMRIKMENLTSMIQFAEDMKEGGLNAATGNS
- a CDS encoding shikimate kinase, with protein sequence MKPIYLIGFMGAGKTTIGKELASCLNQEVIDTDEEIVKREKKNINDIFEEHGEGYFRNLETLILNEFDNRAGIVTTGGGIVVKPENRKMLNEKGIVFFLYASPEEIFKRIENDHSRPLLKGDKKKLIQELYEKRMPLYNETAHVVIDTTNKEKAEIIQEIIDCLG
- the comGG gene encoding competence type IV pilus minor pilin ComGG; translation: MYRNQEGFSYPLTLAIILAALFLLTIQLDQFISEKRIVNQAETVMMQEYYLLCSFKKTEKMLRENINPEKSGIYSFKNGSVSYEISQVATGLIQITFKTKIGSDKEISGYAYYDTDLQKMIKWIEKH